GCAAAGGCCATCGCGATTCGGTGGTCACCTTCGGGGTCGATGACCGCGCCCGAGAGACTTACGGGTCCTTCAATGTCCAAGCCGTCGGGGTATTCCTCAACCTTTGCGCCCATCGCCCGCAGCCCCTCGGCCGACTTGCGAATCCGGTCGCTCTCCTTGACCCGCAACTCCTCGGCGTCGCGAATCGAACTGACGCCGTTCAGTTGGGTGGCGAGGACGGCGAGGACGGGGATTTCGTCAATGAGTCGGGGGACCAGGTGGCCGGACAGACGATATGGGCTGAGGGACTCTTTCCCTTCGACCCAGAGGTCGCCGACAGGCTCGCCGAGAGTGTCGCGAAGGTCGCGGACCTCATAGAGAGCCCCGATCTGGTCAAGAACATCGAGAAGCCCGGTCCGTGTCGGGTTGAGTCCGACGCCCTGAAGCAGCACTGCCGAACCCTCAAGGACGGCGGCAGCACAGGCAAAAAAGGCCGCGCTCGAAAAGTCGGCGGGAACCACGAACTCGAAGCCGGGAACTGGGGAGCCCCCCGTCACGCGCACCTTCGTCTCGGACTCACGCCGAACCGGCACCCCCAGCCCCGACAGCATCCGTTCGGTGTGGTCGCGGGTGGGTAGAGGCTCTTCCACCGAAGTAGAGTCTGAGGCCCGGAGCCCGGCCAAAAGCACACACGACTTCACCTGCGCGCTGGCGACCGGAGACCGGAAGTCGATGCCCTTCAGGTCGGCGCTGCCCATGATTCGAAGGGGCGGGGTGTCTCCCTCGACCCCGGCGCCCATCGCCCGAAGCGGGTCGGTGATTCTGCGCATCGGCCGCCTGGAGAGGGATTCATCGCCGACCATCACCGCTTCGAGGGGACGGCTCGCCACTAAACCTGCTAGGAGCCTCATCGTGGTGCCGCTATTGCCGCAGTCGAGAGGAGATTCGGGCTGCGACCAAACCGTCGGCGGATGGACGATCAAGCTGCCGCCCGCATCGGTTTCAAAGCCAACGCCAAGACATCTGAGGCAACCCAGGGTGCTCTTGCAGTCGAGCGAAAGCAAAGGTTTCTGAATGCGCGAGGGGCCCTCTGCGATTCC
The genomic region above belongs to Candidatus Nitrosymbiomonas proteolyticus and contains:
- a CDS encoding 3-phosphoshikimate 1-carboxyvinyltransferase; protein product: MDLSLGRSGPIRGELRCPSDKSLTHRALLLGGIAEGPSRIQKPLLSLDCKSTLGCLRCLGVGFETDAGGSLIVHPPTVWSQPESPLDCGNSGTTMRLLAGLVASRPLEAVMVGDESLSRRPMRRITDPLRAMGAGVEGDTPPLRIMGSADLKGIDFRSPVASAQVKSCVLLAGLRASDSTSVEEPLPTRDHTERMLSGLGVPVRRESETKVRVTGGSPVPGFEFVVPADFSSAAFFACAAAVLEGSAVLLQGVGLNPTRTGLLDVLDQIGALYEVRDLRDTLGEPVGDLWVEGKESLSPYRLSGHLVPRLIDEIPVLAVLATQLNGVSSIRDAEELRVKESDRIRKSAEGLRAMGAKVEEYPDGLDIEGPVSLSGAVIDPEGDHRIAMAFAIAAGFAESEVVIRNAETIETSYPGFFDDLRKLQS